One genomic segment of Rhodothermales bacterium includes these proteins:
- a CDS encoding polyprenyl synthetase family protein, whose amino-acid sequence MEPTTTAAAARTAALDRPSSPSLTSIRRPVEDELDAFRSYFRDSMRSRVGILDKITRYVLRQKGKEIRPVLVLLSAQLCGGITERSYRAAALVELLHTATLVHDDVVDDAERRRGLFSINALWKNKIAVLLGDFLLSRGLLLALDHKDYDLLHTVSDAVRRMSEGELLQIEKSRHLDIDEETYFRIISDKTASLISACTTCGAVSATDDADDIVALREIGEKLGLAFQIRDDLFDFGDVDVGKPLGIDLQEKKMTLPLIVALREADDAERKRILKVVKKSKKSRDDIHAVGEFVRRMGGLTYARDRMQTLAAEAAESLAAFPPTEARDALLDLAAFIVARKK is encoded by the coding sequence ATGGAGCCCACAACCACCGCCGCCGCCGCTCGGACCGCCGCTCTCGACCGGCCCTCCTCCCCGTCGCTCACCTCGATCCGCCGCCCGGTCGAGGACGAGCTCGACGCGTTCCGGAGCTACTTCCGCGACTCCATGCGCTCGCGCGTGGGGATCCTCGACAAGATCACGCGCTACGTCCTCCGCCAGAAAGGGAAGGAGATCCGGCCCGTCCTCGTCCTCCTCTCGGCGCAGCTCTGCGGCGGCATCACCGAGCGGAGCTACCGCGCCGCCGCCCTCGTCGAGCTCCTCCACACCGCCACCCTCGTCCACGACGACGTGGTCGACGACGCCGAGCGCCGGCGCGGGCTGTTCTCGATCAACGCGCTGTGGAAGAACAAAATCGCCGTGCTCCTCGGCGACTTCCTCCTCTCGCGCGGGCTCCTCCTCGCCCTCGACCATAAGGACTACGACCTGCTCCACACCGTCTCCGACGCCGTCCGCCGGATGTCCGAGGGCGAGCTGCTCCAGATCGAGAAGTCGCGCCATCTCGACATCGACGAGGAGACGTACTTCCGCATCATCTCCGACAAGACGGCCTCGCTCATCTCTGCCTGCACGACCTGCGGCGCCGTCTCCGCCACCGACGACGCCGACGACATCGTCGCCCTCCGCGAGATCGGCGAGAAGCTCGGCCTCGCCTTCCAGATCCGCGACGACCTCTTCGACTTCGGCGACGTGGACGTGGGCAAGCCGCTCGGCATCGACCTGCAGGAGAAGAAGATGACGCTCCCGCTCATCGTCGCCCTCCGCGAAGCCGACGACGCGGAGCGGAAGCGGATTCTGAAGGTCGTCAAGAAGTCGAAGAAGAGCCGCGACGACATCCACGCCGTCGGCGAGTTCGTCCGCCGGATGGGCGGGCTCACGTATGCCCGCGACCGGATGCAGACGCTCGCCGCCGAAGCCGCCGAGTCCCTCGCCGCCTTCCCCCCGACTGAGGCGCGCGACGCCCTCCTCGACCTCGCCGCCTTCATCGTCGCGCGGAAGAAGTGA
- a CDS encoding MBL fold metallo-hydrolase, whose amino-acid sequence MILHLLGTGAAVSDPHRTTTMLAVSDGTSTLAIDCGGDLVQRMMAAGIDLATLDGLVVTHEHPDHVSGFPLFMEKLWLLGRSRPIPVFGIAPALAQARKLWEAFDTTSWDTPQIDWREVAHEPDAEVLASDAWRITASPVDHAVPTIGLRIEHAETGRVIAYSCDTAPCEHVVELARDAGLLVHEATGHQPGVHSSVEEAGEIAAKAGAHRLLLVHLPPGLTDDDLEPARRWFTEVEFGEELEAYPI is encoded by the coding sequence ATGATACTCCACCTCCTCGGCACCGGCGCGGCCGTCTCCGATCCCCACCGCACGACGACGATGCTCGCCGTCTCCGACGGTACCTCCACCCTCGCGATCGACTGCGGCGGCGACCTCGTCCAGCGGATGATGGCGGCGGGCATCGACCTCGCCACGCTCGACGGACTCGTCGTCACGCACGAGCACCCGGACCACGTCAGCGGCTTCCCGCTCTTCATGGAGAAGCTGTGGCTCTTGGGCCGGAGCCGGCCGATCCCGGTCTTCGGCATCGCCCCGGCGCTCGCGCAGGCCCGGAAGCTGTGGGAGGCGTTCGACACGACTTCGTGGGACACGCCGCAGATCGACTGGCGCGAGGTGGCGCACGAGCCCGACGCCGAGGTACTCGCGAGCGACGCATGGCGCATCACGGCATCGCCCGTGGACCACGCCGTCCCGACGATCGGTCTGCGGATCGAGCACGCGGAGACCGGCCGCGTGATCGCGTACTCGTGCGACACCGCCCCGTGCGAGCACGTCGTCGAGCTCGCGCGCGACGCGGGGCTGCTTGTCCACGAGGCGACAGGCCATCAGCCGGGCGTCCATTCTTCGGTGGAAGAGGCCGGCGAGATCGCAGCCAAGGCGGGCGCGCACCGGCTCCTCCTCGTCCACCTCCCCCCCGGCCTCACCGACGACGACCTCGAACCCGCCCGGCGCTGGTTCACCGAGGTGGAGTTCGGCGAGGAGTTGGAGGCCTATCCGATCTAG
- a CDS encoding peptidylprolyl isomerase — MGVMTKMRESTGVVLWILVLAFGGLWVLQDSGALDNIGFQQRQNIAIVDGEPITYQEYTQALEQEVRAYQQRSGEPASQAVRDQYADVIYDRLIENRLREREMDRLGITVTDAEVRAMFMGANPDPIVAQLFPDGQGGINRAQLQSVVDNPEATADLIAIEDYLRAKRRAEKLNALLGAAIRVTDAEINAEFVRRNQTAQGQYVALRYADISDSTVAVTDRDLQAFYDDNREEFARERTATIDFVALSQEPSAEDSASVINELRELRSSFAAATDDSMFVAQNFSLIPYTGEYVNAGSIAPEVAEAVFSDPTEGRIVGPVLVGDEAQLVKITGVREAVAPAVRARHILIGQRGDPEEERAAQRQQALDIQSRIAAGESFETLARQYSQDPGSASRGGDLGWFGREQMVAPFAEAAFSANVGEVVGPVETEFGYHLIRVTERAEREVQLAQVAQTVGTTSATLRKVRDKADDLKYFTEEGGDFAAEAERQSLGLQQAVVQGDQQFIPGLGNSRAVRSFIQRAEPGAISDVIDTGTAFVVIRVTDVQPEGYRSFDEVRAEIEPRVLREKKQAIQTAKLEEALASGGFDQLAANVGAPVRNTQAIRMTQLVVPGLGREPVFVGTLMGLDEGETSRAVAGENAAFVIKSTSVTPADPSAMSADQRQQLRTELLNQQRQRVQNQWLQKLRDAAEIEDHRSLFF, encoded by the coding sequence ATGGGCGTAATGACCAAGATGCGGGAGAGCACCGGAGTCGTTCTCTGGATTCTCGTCCTCGCGTTCGGTGGACTCTGGGTACTTCAGGATTCGGGAGCCCTCGACAACATCGGGTTCCAGCAGCGGCAGAACATCGCGATCGTCGATGGCGAGCCGATCACCTACCAGGAGTACACGCAGGCGCTCGAGCAGGAAGTTCGGGCGTACCAGCAGCGTAGCGGCGAGCCCGCCTCGCAGGCCGTCCGCGACCAGTACGCCGACGTGATCTACGACCGCCTCATCGAGAACCGGCTCCGCGAGCGCGAGATGGACCGGCTCGGCATCACCGTCACCGACGCCGAGGTCCGCGCCATGTTCATGGGGGCGAACCCCGACCCCATCGTCGCCCAGCTCTTCCCCGACGGCCAGGGCGGGATCAACCGCGCCCAGCTCCAGAGCGTCGTCGACAACCCCGAGGCCACGGCCGACCTCATCGCGATCGAGGACTACCTCCGCGCCAAGCGCCGCGCCGAGAAGCTCAACGCCCTCCTCGGCGCCGCCATCCGCGTCACCGACGCCGAGATCAACGCCGAGTTCGTCCGCCGCAACCAGACGGCGCAGGGGCAGTACGTCGCCCTCCGCTACGCCGACATCTCGGACAGCACCGTCGCCGTGACCGACCGCGACCTCCAGGCGTTCTACGACGACAACCGCGAGGAATTTGCCCGCGAGCGGACGGCCACCATCGACTTCGTCGCGCTCTCGCAGGAGCCCAGCGCCGAGGACTCGGCCTCCGTGATCAACGAGCTCCGCGAGCTCCGCTCCAGCTTCGCCGCCGCCACCGACGACTCGATGTTCGTCGCGCAGAACTTCTCGCTCATCCCCTACACCGGCGAGTACGTGAACGCGGGCAGCATCGCACCGGAAGTCGCCGAAGCCGTGTTCTCTGACCCGACCGAAGGCCGCATCGTCGGCCCCGTGCTCGTGGGTGACGAGGCGCAGCTCGTGAAGATCACTGGCGTCCGCGAGGCCGTGGCGCCCGCCGTCCGCGCCCGCCACATCCTCATCGGCCAGCGCGGCGATCCAGAGGAGGAGCGGGCCGCGCAGCGCCAGCAGGCCCTCGACATCCAAAGCCGAATCGCGGCGGGCGAGAGCTTCGAGACGCTCGCGCGCCAGTACTCGCAGGACCCCGGCAGCGCGAGCCGCGGCGGCGACCTCGGGTGGTTCGGCCGCGAGCAGATGGTCGCGCCGTTCGCCGAAGCCGCCTTCTCCGCGAACGTCGGCGAGGTCGTCGGGCCGGTCGAGACCGAGTTCGGCTACCACCTCATCCGCGTGACCGAGCGCGCCGAGCGCGAAGTCCAGCTCGCCCAGGTCGCCCAGACGGTCGGGACCACGTCCGCCACGCTGCGGAAGGTCCGTGACAAGGCCGACGACCTGAAGTACTTCACCGAGGAAGGGGGCGACTTCGCCGCCGAAGCCGAGCGCCAGAGCCTCGGCCTCCAGCAGGCCGTCGTGCAGGGCGATCAGCAGTTCATCCCCGGCCTCGGCAACAGCCGCGCCGTGCGCAGCTTCATCCAGCGCGCCGAGCCCGGCGCCATCTCCGACGTGATCGACACGGGCACAGCGTTCGTCGTCATCCGCGTGACGGACGTGCAGCCCGAGGGCTACCGCTCGTTCGACGAGGTCCGCGCCGAGATCGAGCCGCGCGTGCTCCGCGAGAAGAAGCAGGCCATCCAAACCGCCAAGCTCGAAGAAGCCCTCGCCTCGGGCGGCTTCGACCAGCTCGCGGCGAACGTCGGTGCGCCCGTCCGCAACACGCAGGCCATCAGGATGACGCAGCTCGTCGTGCCGGGCCTCGGGCGCGAGCCGGTCTTCGTCGGCACGCTGATGGGTCTCGACGAGGGCGAGACCTCGCGAGCCGTCGCGGGCGAGAACGCCGCCTTCGTGATCAAGTCTACGAGCGTGACCCCGGCCGACCCGTCTGCGATGTCCGCCGACCAGCGCCAGCAGCTCCGCACCGAGCTGCTGAACCAGCAGCGCCAGCGCGTGCAGAACCAGTGGCTCCAGAAGCTCCGCGACGCGGCGGAGATCGAGGACCACCGCTCGCTGTTCTTCTGA